From the unidentified bacterial endosymbiont genome, one window contains:
- the syd gene encoding SecY-interacting protein, giving the protein MDIQTANALTTLTTRYCDAWHEKQGTWPQSADLYGVPSPCIISSVDDYVIWQPKPFTGEQNVNAVERAMDIVVQPAVHAFYTTQFAGDMTLRFAGMALTLLQTWSEEDLQRVQENLIGHLVTQKRLKLSPTLFIATLDSELDVISVCNLSGEVFKETIGTRNRDALAPSLADFLAQLKPYL; this is encoded by the coding sequence GTGGATATCCAAACTGCAAATGCCCTCACGACCCTCACGACCCGCTACTGCGATGCATGGCATGAAAAACAGGGCACATGGCCGCAAAGCGCGGACCTATACGGCGTGCCGTCACCGTGCATTATCTCTTCTGTGGATGATTATGTTATCTGGCAACCGAAACCGTTTACGGGCGAACAGAATGTAAATGCGGTTGAGCGGGCAATGGACATTGTGGTACAACCTGCGGTTCATGCGTTTTATACCACGCAGTTTGCAGGGGATATGACCCTGCGCTTCGCTGGCATGGCGCTGACATTGCTGCAGACCTGGAGCGAAGAGGATCTGCAACGCGTACAGGAAAACCTGATTGGTCATCTGGTAACGCAAAAACGCCTTAAGCTTTCTCCGACGCTCTTTATCGCCACGCTGGACAGCGAACTGGATGTGATTTCCGTTTGCAATCTGTCCGGTGAAGTATTCAAAGAGACCATCGGTACCCGCAATCGCGATGCTCTCGCTCCTTCACTTGCGGATTTCCTTGCCCAACTTAAGCCGTATCTGTAA
- the ppnN gene encoding nucleotide 5'-monophosphate nucleosidase PpnN — protein MITHISPLGSMDMLSQLEVDMLKRTASSDLYQLFRNCSLAVLNSGSLTDNSQELLSRFESFDINVLRRERGVKLEVINPPEDAFVDGRIIRSLQANLFAVLRDILFVNGQISNAGRFPHLDLESSVHITNLVFSILRNARALHVGEAPNMVVCWGGHSINETEYLYARRVGTQLGLRELNICTGCGPGAMEAPMKGAAVGHAQQRYKEGRFIGMTEPSIIAAEPPNPLVNELIIMPDIEKRLEAFVRIAHGIIIFPGGVGTAEELLYLLGILMNPANKNQVLPLILTGPKESADYFRVLDEFIVHTLGEAARRHYRIIIDDAAEVARQMKKAMPLVKENRRDTGDAYSFNWSIRIASDLQIPFEPTHANMANLKLYPDQPVEVLAADLRRAFSGIVAGNVKEVGIRAIEEFGPYKIHGDPEMMRRMDDMLQGFVAQHRMKLPGTAYIPCYEIIK, from the coding sequence TTGATTACACATATTAGCCCGCTTGGCTCAATGGATATGTTATCGCAGCTGGAAGTGGACATGCTTAAACGCACGGCCAGTAGCGATCTTTATCAACTGTTTCGTAACTGTTCACTTGCTGTACTGAACTCCGGAAGCCTGACCGATAACAGCCAGGAGCTGCTGTCTCGCTTCGAAAGCTTTGATATCAACGTATTGCGGCGTGAGCGCGGCGTGAAGCTGGAAGTTATCAACCCGCCGGAAGATGCTTTCGTCGACGGGCGCATTATCCGCTCGCTTCAGGCCAACCTGTTTGCCGTGCTGCGCGATATTCTTTTTGTTAACGGACAGATCAGCAACGCTGGTCGCTTCCCCCATCTCGACCTGGAAAGCTCCGTTCATATCACCAATCTGGTGTTTTCTATTCTGCGTAACGCCCGCGCCCTTCACGTCGGTGAAGCGCCGAATATGGTGGTCTGCTGGGGCGGCCACTCTATTAATGAAACGGAATATCTCTACGCCCGCCGGGTAGGAACACAGCTCGGTTTGCGCGAGCTTAATATCTGTACCGGCTGTGGCCCAGGGGCGATGGAAGCCCCCATGAAAGGCGCGGCGGTGGGTCACGCGCAGCAGCGCTACAAAGAGGGGCGTTTTATCGGCATGACCGAGCCGTCCATCATTGCAGCGGAGCCGCCTAACCCCCTGGTTAACGAACTTATCATCATGCCGGATATCGAAAAGCGCCTTGAGGCATTTGTTCGTATCGCGCACGGTATCATCATCTTCCCGGGCGGCGTGGGAACGGCGGAAGAGCTGCTCTATCTGCTGGGCATTCTGATGAACCCGGCAAATAAAAACCAGGTTCTGCCGCTTATCCTGACCGGGCCAAAAGAGAGCGCCGATTACTTCCGCGTGCTGGACGAGTTTATCGTGCATACGCTGGGTGAAGCGGCTCGTCGTCACTACCGCATTATTATTGACGATGCGGCGGAAGTGGCGCGTCAGATGAAGAAAGCGATGCCGCTGGTGAAAGAGAATCGTCGCGATACCGGAGATGCCTATAGCTTTAACTGGTCTATCCGTATTGCATCGGATCTGCAGATCCCCTTTGAGCCTACCCATGCGAATATGGCTAACCTGAAACTCTATCCGGATCAACCGGTGGAGGTTCTGGCAGCCGATCTACGGCGCGCTTTCTCTGGCATCGTAGCGGGGAACGTAAAAGAGGTGGGCATTCGGGCAATTGAAGAGTTTGGTCCATATAAAATTCACGGCGATCCGGAGATGATGCGCCGGATGGATGACATGCTGCAGGGCTTTGTGGCTCAACACCGCATGAAGCTGCCGGGTACAGCCTATATTCCTTGCTACGAAATCATCAAATAA
- a CDS encoding YqcC family protein has translation MTQHDSVRAQLHAIEALLRQHQLWQETAPQPEALASTQPFCLDTLEPFEWLQWILVPRMCALLEGGHPLPQAFAVSPYYEMALDATHPARDILLAELQRLDALFAGDGG, from the coding sequence ATGACGCAACACGATAGCGTTCGTGCTCAATTGCACGCCATCGAAGCACTTTTGCGCCAACATCAGCTGTGGCAGGAAACTGCGCCGCAGCCGGAAGCGTTAGCCAGTACGCAACCCTTCTGCCTGGATACGCTGGAGCCGTTTGAGTGGCTGCAGTGGATATTGGTTCCCCGTATGTGCGCGCTGCTCGAAGGCGGCCACCCGTTGCCACAGGCCTTTGCTGTCTCTCCTTATTATGAAATGGCCCTCGATGCAACGCACCCCGCGCGCGATATATTGCTAGCCGAGCTGCAAAGGCTGGATGCGCTGTTTGCAGGTGATGGAGGATGA
- the queF gene encoding NADPH-dependent 7-cyano-7-deazaguanine reductase QueF (Catalyzes the NADPH-dependent reduction of 7-cyano-7-deazaguanine (preQ0) to 7-aminomethyl-7-deazaguanine (preQ1) in queuosine biosynthesis): MSYENHQALTGLTLGKSTDYRDTYDASLLQGVPRSLNRDPLGLHAGALPFVGADIWTLYELSWLNARGLPQVAVGHVELDYASVNLVESKSFKLYLNSYNQTRFDSWDDVLHTLERDLSACAQGKVKVALYRLHELEGQPIAHFSGDCIDTQDIEIDNYTFSTDYLENAASGNVVEETLVSHLLKSNCLITHQPDWGSVQIQYRGAKIDREKLLRYLVSFRHHNEFHEQCVERIFNDIQRFCQPEALSVYARYTRRGGLDINPWRTNSDFAPAMGRLVRQ, translated from the coding sequence ATGTCTTACGAAAATCATCAGGCGTTAACGGGCTTAACGTTGGGTAAATCGACTGATTACCGCGATACCTACGACGCCAGTTTGCTACAAGGCGTGCCCCGCAGTCTGAACCGCGATCCGCTGGGCCTGCATGCCGGTGCGCTGCCGTTTGTCGGCGCAGATATCTGGACCTTGTACGAGCTCTCCTGGCTCAACGCCCGCGGTCTGCCGCAGGTGGCGGTAGGCCATGTTGAGCTGGATTACGCCAGCGTTAACCTGGTCGAATCCAAAAGCTTTAAGTTGTATCTCAATAGCTATAACCAGACGAGATTCGACAGCTGGGACGATGTCCTGCACACGCTGGAGCGGGATTTAAGCGCCTGCGCGCAGGGCAAAGTGAAGGTTGCACTGTACCGTCTGCATGAGCTGGAAGGGCAGCCTATTGCCCACTTCAGCGGCGACTGTATCGACACTCAGGATATTGAGATCGATAATTATACGTTCAGTACCGATTACCTTGAAAATGCGGCGAGCGGAAACGTGGTCGAAGAGACGCTGGTCAGCCATTTGCTGAAATCCAACTGTCTGATCACCCATCAGCCAGACTGGGGTTCCGTACAGATCCAGTATCGGGGCGCAAAAATAGACCGCGAGAAACTGCTGCGTTATCTGGTGTCGTTCCGCCATCACAACGAATTTCACGAGCAGTGTGTAGAGCGCATCTTTAATGATATCCAGCGTTTCTGCCAGCCCGAAGCGCTAAGCGTATACGCACGCTATACCCGCCGCGGCGGCCTGGATATTAACCCGTGGCGTACGAACAGCGATTTTGCGCCTGCGATGGGTCGACTGGTGCGTCAATAA